Proteins encoded by one window of Musa acuminata AAA Group cultivar baxijiao chromosome BXJ2-9, Cavendish_Baxijiao_AAA, whole genome shotgun sequence:
- the LOC103999035 gene encoding uncharacterized protein LOC103999035 has product MRVHPAPRKRNITFRYDVNPAATAAAVLNRQKKLRRLPHIFSKVLELPFEADADVAIEENSESFRFVAATDGLWGNVRAHAIEIHPGVMKVVVRDGGGVDLEEGLELDRWRFRLPPSTRPALATASYTGGVLVVTVPKGARSEEENGGAQEFLGGRLVIVQ; this is encoded by the coding sequence ATGAGGGTTCATCCAGCACCCAGGAAGCGGAACATAACCTTCCGCTACGACGTGAATCCGgcggccaccgccgcagccgtgcTCAACCGGCAAAAGAAGCTCCGCCGCCTGCCCCACATCTTCAGCAAGGTCTTGGAGCTTCCCTTCGAGGCCGATGCAGACGTAGCCATCGAGGAGAACTCCGAGAGCTTCCGGTTTGTCGCGGCCACCGACGGTCTCTGGGGCAACGTCCGAGCCCACGCGATCGAGATACACCCCGGGGTGATGAAGGTGGTGGTACGGGACGGCGGCGGCGTCGACCTCGAGGAGGGGCTCGAGCTCGATCGATGGAGGTTCCGGCTGCCGCCCTCCACCCGGCCGGCGCTGGCCACCGCCTCTTATACCGGCGGCGTGCTCGTGGTAACCGTGCCTAAGGGGGCGAGGTCCGAGGAGGAAAATGGAGGAGCACAGGAATTCCTCGGTGGCCGTCTGGTAATTGTACAGTAA